One stretch of Streptomyces sp. MMBL 11-1 DNA includes these proteins:
- a CDS encoding DUF4193 domain-containing protein produces MATDYDTPRKTDDDVDQDSLEELKARRSDKTASAVDVDEFDAAEGLELPGADLSNEELAVRVLPKQADEFTCMSCFLVHHRSQLAREKNGQPICRDCD; encoded by the coding sequence ATGGCAACGGATTACGACACCCCACGCAAGACCGACGACGACGTGGACCAGGACAGCCTCGAAGAGCTCAAGGCGCGTCGGAGCGACAAGACGGCATCCGCCGTCGACGTCGACGAGTTCGACGCGGCCGAGGGACTCGAGCTGCCCGGCGCGGACCTCTCCAACGAGGAGCTGGCCGTCCGGGTGCTGCCCAAGCAGGCCGATGAGTTCACCTGCATGAGCTGCTTCCTGGTGCACCACCGCAGCCAGCTGGCCCGCGAGAAGAACGGTCAGCCCATCTGCCGCGACTGCGACTGA
- a CDS encoding DUF3093 domain-containing protein — protein sequence MQPSAPAFDERLTAPRSWWFIAFGVGIACALMLLPLGTLPLLAGLAGGTVAAALLVSSYGSARIRVVAGALVAGDARIPLSALGEPEVLDAEEARAWRTHKADARAFMLLRGYVETAVRVEVTDPDDPTPYVYLSTRDPRGLAAALSTVPAA from the coding sequence ATGCAGCCTTCCGCACCGGCCTTCGACGAACGTCTCACCGCGCCCCGCTCCTGGTGGTTCATCGCCTTCGGGGTCGGTATCGCCTGCGCTCTGATGCTTCTGCCGCTGGGCACCCTGCCGCTGCTCGCCGGTCTGGCCGGCGGCACGGTCGCCGCCGCGCTCCTGGTGAGCAGCTACGGCTCCGCCCGGATCAGGGTCGTGGCGGGGGCGCTGGTCGCCGGCGACGCCCGGATCCCGCTGTCGGCGCTCGGCGAGCCCGAGGTGCTGGACGCCGAGGAGGCGCGGGCCTGGCGCACGCACAAGGCCGACGCCCGTGCGTTCATGCTGCTGCGCGGCTATGTGGAGACGGCGGTGCGGGTGGAGGTCACGGATCCGGACGACCCGACTCCGTACGTCTACCTCTCCACGCGGGACCCGCGGGGCCTGGCGGCGGCGCTGAGCACCGTCCCGGCCGCCTGA
- a CDS encoding PaaI family thioesterase, with translation MSGTSAALTPPADAVAPVRHPDAPAPGELLGAHYEHCFGCGGGQPHGLHLMARAGEGVSVTAEFTVQPAHQGAPGLAHGGVLATALDETLGSLNWLLRTIAVTGRLETDFVSPVPVDTVLHLDARITAVHGRKIYSTATGRIGGPDGPVAVRADALFIEVKVDHFIDNGRPAEIQAAMSDPDQVRRARAFEVNP, from the coding sequence GTGAGTGGAACATCAGCAGCTCTGACACCCCCGGCCGACGCCGTCGCGCCGGTCCGGCACCCCGACGCGCCCGCGCCCGGCGAACTCCTCGGAGCGCACTACGAACACTGTTTCGGCTGTGGCGGGGGACAACCGCACGGACTGCACCTGATGGCGCGGGCCGGCGAAGGCGTGAGCGTCACCGCGGAGTTCACCGTGCAGCCCGCCCACCAGGGCGCCCCAGGCCTCGCCCATGGCGGCGTGCTCGCCACGGCGCTGGACGAGACGCTCGGCTCGCTGAACTGGCTGCTGCGCACGATCGCGGTGACCGGACGGCTGGAGACCGACTTCGTCAGCCCCGTCCCCGTGGACACCGTGCTGCACCTCGACGCCCGGATCACCGCCGTGCACGGCCGGAAGATCTACTCCACCGCCACCGGCCGGATCGGCGGCCCCGACGGGCCCGTCGCGGTCCGGGCCGACGCCCTCTTCATCGAGGTCAAGGTCGACCACTTCATCGACAACGGCAGGCCCGCCGAGATCCAGGCGGCCATGTCCGACCCGGACCAGGTCAGGCGCGCCCGCGCCTTCGAGGTGAACCCGTGA